A window of Clavibacter michiganensis contains these coding sequences:
- a CDS encoding ribbon-helix-helix protein, CopG family → MTDYNDLAARAERGELTPIPGTDLHGAAAANAGRAMLMDATGTDTLDDAMAVALGRPRFDAEEPAGPMWKVRATKALDEQVEALAKRQGHNNKSRIIREATAAYIRAS, encoded by the coding sequence ATGACCGACTACAACGACCTCGCCGCTCGCGCCGAGCGCGGCGAGCTCACACCCATCCCCGGGACGGACTTGCATGGCGCCGCCGCCGCCAACGCCGGCCGCGCCATGCTCATGGACGCCACGGGCACCGACACCCTCGACGACGCGATGGCCGTTGCCCTCGGCCGCCCGCGATTCGACGCCGAGGAGCCGGCCGGACCCATGTGGAAGGTGCGCGCCACGAAGGCCCTCGACGAGCAGGTGGAGGCGCTCGCGAAGCGCCAGGGCCACAACAACAAGTCACGGATCATCCGCGAGGCCACCGCCGCCTACATCCGCGCGTCCTGA
- a CDS encoding substrate-binding domain-containing protein: MELTRAVDSVVTRSVAGAIVIDFDAVGAATLSALPETLPVVAASGAPKNVEARPHAYLDDFEGSRLDTQHLLDLGHKTVHHVAIPATRERSGREWGWRRTLEVAGAYVPDVVRAKYDPASGLAVVDGLDARATAVLCGNDELAIGILRCLASKGIDVSREVSVMGFDDQPFAAMWRPALSTVRQDFGDLGRRTFGLLREWMTTGDRPADDTALPHLVLRETTAPPR, encoded by the coding sequence ATGGAACTTACCCGCGCGGTCGACTCGGTCGTCACACGTAGCGTCGCGGGTGCCATCGTGATCGACTTTGACGCAGTCGGGGCGGCGACGTTGTCCGCATTACCTGAGACGCTTCCAGTCGTAGCAGCCTCCGGGGCGCCAAAGAACGTTGAGGCTCGTCCTCATGCCTATCTCGACGACTTCGAAGGAAGCCGCCTTGACACACAGCACCTCCTCGACCTTGGACATAAGACGGTTCATCACGTAGCGATCCCGGCGACGCGGGAGCGAAGCGGGCGCGAGTGGGGCTGGCGTCGAACACTCGAGGTCGCCGGGGCCTACGTGCCTGACGTCGTGCGGGCAAAGTACGATCCCGCGTCAGGCCTGGCCGTCGTTGATGGTCTCGATGCTCGTGCTACAGCCGTTCTCTGCGGCAACGATGAACTCGCCATCGGCATACTGCGGTGTCTCGCCTCGAAGGGCATAGACGTGTCTCGTGAGGTCAGTGTGATGGGGTTCGATGATCAGCCGTTTGCGGCGATGTGGCGGCCGGCGCTGTCTACCGTGAGACAGGACTTCGGTGACCTCGGACGGCGAACCTTCGGGCTACTGCGGGAGTGGATGACTACAGGTGACCGTCCTGCGGACGACACCGCGCTACCCCATCTGGTTCTGCGTGAGACTACAGCTCCACCGCGCTAA
- a CDS encoding glycoside hydrolase family 3 protein, which translates to MAHELEPDNGSSFSRRGFLTAAASIGAAVAVQATEEGGDAARASTANIDVVRLVQGMSLEDKVAQLFVLAVSGRTADTADPAAVTANRAAYGVATPAEVVARHRPGGIIYFAGEKDNLVDPRQIARLSGDLQRASQGAGRIPLLVSTDQEQGGYVVRAPCTLLPGQMGLASSPSSSADVRAVATITRDELLAMGINQAFAPVVDVASNPANPIIHVRSFGDDPDRVASLAQSQIGTFQKRQGIVAAAKHFPGHGATDTDSHTGLPVNNRSRSELEDNDLPPFAAAIKSGVGVIMSAHIVVPALDSSGDPATLSYPILTGVLRQKLGYDGVVITDALDMAGVRQRYSDARVPVLAIKAGVDQLLTPPDFFAARDGVLAAIRAGELTEARIDESVTRILRLKQRFGLLTTAKVHGDPSIVRSVTHLATAAEVTDRTITVLKDDDGLLPLPARPRKVLVTGWGAVTTASLADVLTAHGDTTTLSTTGISPDAATVTSAATLAKQVDLVVVCTRNLGADTSSGQLSLVSALIASGTPVISVAVLEPYDIAHTPQVRTHLLTYSYAKNALEALGRVLHGEVAGTSVLAVDIPFSDGTDVLFPRGSHVRRTRS; encoded by the coding sequence ATGGCTCACGAATTAGAACCTGACAACGGTAGCTCCTTCAGCCGAAGGGGTTTTCTTACCGCCGCGGCCTCCATCGGCGCTGCGGTCGCCGTGCAGGCGACGGAGGAAGGGGGCGACGCAGCTCGTGCATCGACAGCGAACATTGATGTCGTCCGCCTGGTCCAGGGCATGTCGCTCGAGGATAAGGTCGCACAGTTGTTCGTCCTCGCGGTCTCCGGCCGTACGGCCGACACCGCAGACCCCGCGGCTGTGACGGCCAATCGCGCGGCTTACGGCGTCGCTACTCCGGCGGAAGTCGTCGCCCGGCACCGGCCTGGCGGCATCATCTACTTCGCCGGAGAGAAGGACAACCTCGTCGACCCGCGGCAGATCGCGCGGCTGTCCGGCGACTTGCAGCGTGCGTCACAGGGAGCGGGCCGAATCCCTCTCCTCGTCTCCACGGATCAAGAGCAGGGAGGCTATGTCGTGCGCGCTCCGTGCACGTTGCTTCCCGGACAGATGGGATTGGCCTCGAGCCCGAGTTCCTCTGCCGACGTTCGCGCGGTGGCGACCATCACGCGGGACGAGCTCCTCGCGATGGGCATCAACCAGGCCTTCGCGCCGGTGGTGGATGTGGCCTCCAACCCCGCAAACCCAATCATCCACGTGCGCTCCTTCGGGGACGATCCGGACCGGGTTGCTTCGCTCGCGCAGTCCCAGATCGGCACGTTCCAGAAGCGGCAGGGGATCGTGGCTGCGGCAAAGCACTTCCCCGGTCACGGCGCCACCGACACTGATAGCCACACCGGCCTTCCCGTAAACAACCGAAGCCGCTCGGAACTGGAGGACAACGACCTCCCGCCCTTCGCCGCGGCAATCAAGTCCGGCGTAGGCGTCATCATGTCCGCCCACATTGTCGTGCCGGCCCTCGACTCCAGCGGCGACCCGGCTACCCTGTCCTACCCCATCCTCACCGGAGTGCTCCGCCAAAAGCTCGGGTACGACGGTGTCGTCATCACGGATGCACTTGACATGGCGGGTGTACGACAGCGCTACAGCGATGCGCGCGTTCCCGTGCTGGCGATCAAGGCCGGAGTCGACCAGCTGCTCACGCCTCCAGACTTTTTCGCCGCACGCGACGGGGTCCTCGCGGCCATCCGTGCCGGCGAGCTCACGGAGGCGCGAATCGATGAGTCCGTGACCCGCATCCTGCGTCTCAAGCAGCGCTTTGGACTCCTCACCACAGCGAAGGTCCATGGCGACCCCTCTATCGTCCGGAGCGTGACGCACCTCGCGACCGCTGCGGAGGTCACCGATCGCACCATCACGGTCCTGAAGGACGACGACGGCCTCCTCCCTCTGCCAGCTCGACCCCGGAAGGTGCTGGTGACCGGTTGGGGCGCCGTCACCACCGCAAGCCTCGCCGACGTACTCACCGCTCATGGAGACACCACCACGCTCTCCACCACCGGCATCTCACCAGATGCGGCGACCGTCACGAGTGCAGCGACACTCGCAAAGCAGGTCGACCTCGTCGTAGTGTGTACGCGCAATCTGGGCGCTGACACGAGCTCCGGACAGTTGAGCCTCGTATCCGCGCTTATCGCGTCCGGTACCCCGGTCATCTCCGTCGCGGTGCTGGAGCCGTATGACATCGCTCACACTCCCCAGGTACGCACGCACCTCCTTACATACTCGTACGCGAAGAACGCCCTCGAAGCGTTGGGTCGTGTCCTCCACGGAGAAGTTGCGGGGACCAGCGTGCTGGCCGTGGACATCCCATTCAGCGACGGCACAGACGTGCTCTTTCCGCGGGGTTCGCACGTCAGGCGCACCCGCTCCTGA
- a CDS encoding LacI family DNA-binding transcriptional regulator — MNGLARPAVLADVAELSGVSLSTVSRVLTGRTPVHPVTRDRVERAVAELDYRPNAAAQALVSGRSTMVAVLAANTLRWGFAATLQGIEEAARAAGYTVMIAVAESDNPNGTYPRGRLGRHT; from the coding sequence ATGAATGGCCTGGCGCGTCCTGCGGTCTTAGCTGACGTTGCTGAACTCTCGGGCGTGAGCCTGTCCACCGTCTCCCGCGTCCTGACTGGGCGAACTCCTGTTCATCCGGTGACTCGGGATCGGGTCGAGAGGGCTGTCGCCGAACTCGACTACAGGCCCAATGCCGCCGCCCAGGCACTAGTCAGCGGCCGGTCGACCATGGTGGCTGTCCTAGCAGCCAACACTCTCAGGTGGGGCTTTGCTGCGACTCTGCAGGGCATCGAGGAGGCGGCTCGTGCAGCCGGCTACACGGTGATGATTGCTGTTGCCGAGTCAGATAATCCCAATGGAACTTACCCGCGCGGTCGACTCGGTCGTCACACGTAG
- a CDS encoding pectate lyase, with amino-acid sequence MPAGQTVDYNNAELNGSTSGRGEFQQPVILVHPGGTVKNVIIGSLAADGIHCEASCTIENMYSSHVGEDAVTLLDGSPTSSVVTIQGGGVQHAYDKVVQMDGAGTVRISHFAASDIGSLVRSCGNCPHQYPRHMVVSDVFIDGGRYKVAGVNQNFGDTAKLDHITIRGTRMQVCDRTIGGRGTPAKEVPGGSGDPYAGVCDFSYATILFEHG; translated from the coding sequence GTGCCCGCGGGTCAAACCGTCGACTACAACAACGCGGAACTCAACGGTTCGACGTCAGGGCGTGGCGAGTTCCAGCAACCGGTCATCCTCGTCCACCCGGGAGGAACGGTGAAGAACGTGATCATCGGCTCGCTCGCAGCCGACGGCATCCACTGCGAAGCATCCTGCACCATCGAGAACATGTACTCGAGTCACGTCGGGGAGGACGCCGTGACCCTGCTCGACGGATCCCCGACGTCCTCCGTCGTCACCATCCAGGGCGGAGGCGTCCAGCATGCATACGACAAGGTCGTCCAGATGGATGGCGCCGGCACTGTCCGGATCTCGCACTTCGCCGCGTCCGACATCGGATCTCTTGTGCGTTCCTGCGGTAACTGCCCGCACCAGTACCCGCGGCACATGGTGGTCAGCGACGTCTTCATCGACGGTGGCCGTTACAAGGTCGCCGGCGTCAACCAGAACTTCGGCGACACCGCCAAGCTCGACCACATCACCATCCGCGGAACACGCATGCAAGTCTGCGACAGGACCATCGGTGGCCGCGGCACGCCCGCCAAGGAGGTACCCGGAGGGAGCGGAGACCCCTACGCGGGGGTGTGCGACTTCAGCTACGCCACCATCCTGTTCGAGCACGGATGA
- a CDS encoding sugar phosphate isomerase/epimerase family protein, with product MTAPSVQLYTVRDAVSADLQGAVARVAEIGYTQVEPYAFVERADEFAAAFAASGVTAPSGHAPVIDGDDDQAARTFDAAAKLGIRTVIDPFIPSERWQTADDAHRIADRVNELQVQAAARGLAFGYHNHQWEFANKVDGRPVYELFVERLDADVVLELDAFWSTVGGMDTPALLEQLGDRVRFLHVKDGKISDAIAKVLPSAESALVVPPELAQAFKMQEPAGQGDVDVAAVLAAAPHALRVVEFDDYAGDVFDGIAASYAWLQENDK from the coding sequence ATGACCGCCCCCTCCGTCCAGCTCTACACGGTCCGCGACGCTGTCTCCGCGGACCTGCAGGGCGCCGTCGCCCGCGTCGCCGAGATCGGCTACACGCAGGTCGAGCCGTACGCGTTCGTCGAGCGCGCCGACGAGTTCGCCGCCGCGTTCGCCGCGTCCGGCGTCACCGCGCCCTCCGGCCACGCGCCCGTCATCGACGGCGACGACGACCAGGCCGCCCGCACGTTCGACGCCGCCGCGAAGCTCGGGATCCGCACGGTCATCGACCCCTTCATCCCCTCCGAGCGCTGGCAGACCGCCGACGACGCGCACCGGATCGCCGACCGGGTCAACGAGCTGCAGGTGCAGGCCGCCGCGCGCGGGCTCGCCTTCGGGTACCACAACCACCAGTGGGAGTTCGCGAACAAGGTCGATGGACGCCCCGTCTACGAGCTGTTCGTCGAGCGCCTGGACGCGGACGTCGTGCTCGAGCTCGATGCGTTCTGGTCGACCGTGGGCGGCATGGACACGCCCGCCCTCCTGGAGCAGCTCGGTGACCGCGTGCGGTTCCTGCACGTGAAGGACGGCAAGATCTCCGACGCGATCGCCAAGGTGCTGCCGAGCGCCGAGTCCGCGCTCGTCGTGCCGCCTGAGCTCGCGCAGGCCTTCAAGATGCAGGAGCCCGCCGGCCAGGGCGACGTCGACGTCGCCGCCGTGCTCGCGGCCGCTCCCCACGCGCTGCGCGTCGTCGAGTTCGACGACTACGCCGGCGACGTGTTCGACGGCATCGCGGCATCGTACGCCTGGCTGCAGGAGAACGACAAGTGA
- a CDS encoding transposase: MPVASPGGGHQFGDHRLVVVGIIWRYRTGVPWRDVPIEFGPWQTIGKRCDRFRRKGTCKWWGCGQSRPTSHRPC, encoded by the coding sequence ATGCCGGTAGCGTCGCCGGGGGGCGGTCATCAGTTCGGTGATCACCGCTTGGTGGTCGTGGGGATCATCTGGCGATACCGGACCGGCGTGCCGTGGCGGGATGTCCCGATCGAGTTCGGCCCCTGGCAGACGATCGGGAAACGGTGTGACAGGTTCCGCCGCAAGGGCACCTGCAAGTGGTGGGGGTGTGGCCAATCGCGGCCCACTTCCCACCGACCCTGCTGA
- a CDS encoding LacI family DNA-binding transcriptional regulator: MVDVAQVAGVSHVTVSRVLNGHPSVRPETRARVEAAIAQLGYRRNTVARALKSKRSSTIGVVMAGSGLYELPRVLLGIETTARAAGYEINLASWQGGAASDLAEMVRRLTDQSVEGVAVIAARQVAVDALSDVVADIPMSVVMSGSVLNPRISFVELDQELGARLAVRHLRDLGHERITHLAGNFETFDAAARVQGWRDELACSPSLPQQLLEGDFTAESGYRGAMELARSSDGLPTAIFAGNDLMALGVLAALAELGLSAPDDVSLVGFDDIAGADHFIPALTTIRQDFMTLGSSAIETLLSSMAGQEPVRRQIPPTLVVRKSTAAPRPH, translated from the coding sequence ATGGTGGATGTCGCACAGGTCGCAGGTGTCTCGCACGTCACAGTTAGCCGCGTGCTGAACGGCCATCCATCCGTCCGACCGGAGACTCGCGCCCGCGTCGAAGCCGCAATCGCGCAGCTTGGATACCGCCGCAACACGGTCGCCCGTGCCTTGAAGAGCAAGCGGTCGTCAACCATCGGCGTCGTAATGGCAGGGTCTGGCCTTTATGAGCTCCCTCGCGTGCTTCTCGGCATCGAGACCACGGCACGAGCGGCCGGGTACGAGATCAACTTGGCAAGTTGGCAAGGCGGGGCGGCGTCTGACCTGGCGGAGATGGTGCGCCGTCTGACGGATCAATCCGTAGAAGGCGTAGCTGTGATCGCAGCCCGTCAGGTAGCCGTCGACGCACTCTCTGACGTTGTTGCCGATATTCCAATGAGTGTCGTCATGTCGGGCAGCGTCTTAAATCCCCGGATCAGCTTCGTGGAACTCGATCAGGAACTCGGCGCGCGCTTGGCGGTCCGGCATTTGCGAGACCTCGGCCATGAGCGCATCACGCATCTCGCGGGTAACTTTGAAACCTTCGACGCCGCCGCTCGAGTGCAAGGTTGGCGGGACGAGCTCGCATGCTCTCCCTCTCTGCCTCAGCAGCTACTCGAAGGAGATTTCACCGCAGAGAGTGGCTACCGGGGCGCCATGGAGCTCGCCCGTAGCTCAGATGGATTGCCGACGGCAATCTTTGCCGGTAACGACCTGATGGCATTGGGGGTTCTCGCAGCTCTCGCGGAACTGGGCCTGTCTGCCCCAGACGATGTCTCCCTCGTCGGCTTCGACGATATCGCCGGCGCAGACCACTTCATCCCGGCGCTCACCACTATTAGACAGGACTTCATGACACTGGGTAGTAGCGCAATCGAAACGTTGCTGTCGTCGATGGCCGGTCAGGAGCCCGTACGACGGCAGATCCCTCCAACGCTCGTGGTGAGAAAGAGTACCGCTGCTCCCCGCCCGCATTGA
- a CDS encoding Gfo/Idh/MocA family protein encodes MTGGTGRVGVGVIGAGVISGTYLENMTAMPDLEVLFVADIDLGRARSRAEEHGVPNHGTVDDLLAMDEIEIVVNLTLPATHAEVGRRIVAAGKHVWSEKPLALDHESGQDLLEAARAAGVQVACAPDTVLGAGIQSAMRAIARGDIGEPLTATTLFHVPGPDAWHPNPEFLFARGAGPLFDMGPYYVTTLVHAFGAAETVSAVSSTSRTTRTIGSGPRAGTDFPVEVPTHHAALISFAGGQSAQSTFSFQNALPRMGFVEISGSEGTIVLPDPNTFEGDSQLWRFGQEGPETLTAAGSTYGRGSGVLDLARSIRGGDPVRASGEVAAHVLDVLLAIRDAADSREVVEVASSVAKPTPLAEDWDPAAATL; translated from the coding sequence GTGACCGGCGGCACCGGCCGCGTCGGCGTCGGCGTCATCGGCGCGGGCGTCATCTCGGGCACGTATCTCGAGAACATGACGGCGATGCCGGACCTCGAGGTCCTGTTCGTCGCCGACATCGACCTCGGCCGCGCCCGCTCGCGCGCCGAGGAGCACGGCGTGCCGAACCACGGCACCGTCGACGATCTGCTCGCGATGGACGAGATCGAGATCGTCGTGAACCTCACGCTCCCGGCCACGCACGCGGAGGTCGGCCGGCGGATCGTCGCGGCCGGCAAGCACGTGTGGAGCGAGAAGCCGCTGGCGCTGGACCACGAGTCCGGCCAGGACCTGCTCGAGGCGGCGCGTGCCGCCGGCGTGCAGGTCGCGTGCGCGCCCGACACCGTGCTCGGCGCGGGGATCCAGTCGGCCATGCGCGCCATCGCCCGCGGCGACATCGGCGAGCCGCTCACGGCGACGACGCTGTTCCACGTGCCCGGCCCGGACGCCTGGCACCCGAACCCCGAGTTCCTGTTCGCGCGCGGCGCCGGACCCCTGTTCGACATGGGCCCGTACTACGTCACCACGCTCGTGCACGCGTTCGGCGCGGCGGAGACGGTGAGCGCGGTCTCCTCGACCTCGCGCACCACGCGCACCATCGGCAGCGGACCCCGCGCGGGCACCGACTTCCCGGTGGAGGTGCCGACGCACCACGCGGCGCTCATCTCGTTCGCGGGCGGGCAGTCGGCGCAGTCGACGTTCAGCTTCCAGAACGCGCTGCCGCGCATGGGCTTCGTCGAGATCTCGGGCAGCGAGGGCACCATCGTGCTCCCCGACCCGAACACGTTCGAGGGCGACAGCCAGCTGTGGCGCTTCGGGCAGGAGGGGCCGGAGACGCTGACGGCGGCTGGATCCACGTACGGCCGGGGATCCGGCGTGCTGGACCTGGCGCGCAGCATCCGCGGCGGCGACCCGGTGCGCGCGTCCGGCGAGGTCGCGGCGCACGTGCTCGACGTGCTGCTCGCGATCCGCGACGCGGCCGACAGCCGCGAGGTCGTGGAGGTCGCGTCGAGCGTCGCGAAGCCGACGCCGCTGGCCGAGGACTGGGACCCGGCGGCGGCGACGCTGTAG
- a CDS encoding trypsin-like serine peptidase — MTSTSDYWTVDRLQRAIPDDGSASVVGASDAGSGVVHSVSGSITATAWVGKIAFKRGGLDRLCSASAVHSDSGYLVATAGHCLLNDDQTATGVTFVPGWDGKNMPYGTWIAKFYSVTPEWRVRADDSHDVGFIKVQPIGSKSLADTVSALRVNFSLAKPQLHYFSLAYGNIGGGFQAKPLSTCVGPAYRLHDEQSLAMIGCKAVGGMSGGPVYHASTEEPRGTQVGVIGRNVETAYGDAIAFTPFGKAELSTYKTVDSFTK, encoded by the coding sequence ATGACGTCCACCTCGGACTACTGGACCGTGGACCGGTTGCAGCGAGCCATCCCCGACGATGGCTCCGCGTCTGTCGTCGGAGCGTCGGATGCGGGCTCGGGCGTCGTGCACTCCGTGTCGGGCTCCATCACCGCAACAGCATGGGTCGGCAAGATCGCCTTCAAGAGGGGCGGGCTGGACCGCCTGTGCTCGGCTTCGGCAGTCCATTCGGACTCTGGTTACCTCGTCGCCACTGCGGGGCACTGCCTCCTCAACGACGACCAGACCGCGACCGGCGTCACCTTCGTGCCCGGCTGGGACGGTAAGAACATGCCCTACGGGACATGGATTGCGAAGTTCTACAGCGTGACCCCCGAGTGGAGAGTCCGCGCAGACGACTCCCACGACGTGGGCTTCATCAAGGTCCAGCCCATCGGCTCCAAGTCATTGGCGGATACCGTCTCGGCCCTGAGGGTGAATTTCTCGCTTGCTAAGCCCCAACTGCACTACTTTAGCCTCGCGTACGGGAACATCGGCGGCGGATTCCAGGCTAAGCCGTTGTCAACGTGCGTCGGCCCGGCATACCGGCTGCACGATGAGCAGTCCTTAGCCATGATCGGGTGCAAGGCAGTCGGTGGTATGTCAGGAGGGCCCGTGTACCACGCGTCGACCGAAGAGCCCCGGGGCACGCAGGTCGGAGTGATCGGCCGGAACGTAGAGACGGCATATGGAGATGCCATTGCTTTTACGCCCTTTGGAAAGGCTGAGCTCTCGACGTACAAGACTGTGGACTCGTTCACGAAGTAA
- a CDS encoding glycoside hydrolase family 36 N-terminal domain-containing protein: MGEQWSPQFVPTDSSVEQHARGGGGLSVSAVDLITDLRLGLILELLPTGLLRARASVTSLSGEPYVLDGLDLAFPGPARAEEILDLAGRWAKERVPQRASFDVGARVREGRHGHRTRSVPAGSAILLR; this comes from the coding sequence ATGGGAGAGCAGTGGTCTCCCCAGTTCGTGCCCACGGACTCGTCGGTGGAGCAGCACGCGCGGGGAGGTGGGGGCCTGAGCGTCAGCGCCGTCGACCTCATCACCGATCTCCGGCTGGGCCTGATACTCGAGCTGCTCCCGACGGGGCTGCTGCGGGCGCGCGCGTCGGTGACCAGCCTCTCGGGGGAGCCCTATGTCCTGGACGGACTCGACCTCGCCTTCCCCGGGCCGGCTCGCGCCGAGGAGATCCTGGACCTCGCTGGCCGGTGGGCCAAGGAGAGGGTGCCGCAACGAGCGTCGTTCGATGTCGGCGCTCGGGTCCGGGAGGGTCGCCACGGCCACCGGACGCGCTCCGTCCCGGCAGGATCGGCGATCTTGCTCCGCTAA
- a CDS encoding trypsin-like serine peptidase, with translation MKKIYPKRRHAASMAALSVGIGLVLVCGPHDIGGESARAASSASVPESGASDTGMSFSDADAAESENYWTPDKIAAAVPADGVTVTPQKQSPSLGASAVTSVFEPVYWIGRLYYTAGGIDYSCTASSIKSDSKLVIATAGHCLYHKGEFSTNLRFIPAWDGANKPLLTWGANDYQVPRAWRYQEDQQHDAGFVQLKPQRSWLGAKQYLADRAGATATNFGLAKTGLHYEAFGYEQVSGFTSHPLLTCSGNGYRRFSQFSLLSINDCVMVGGGSGGPVYHESGKGVNGTQVGVVSSVIPQGEHSIMTFAPWGDAEYQVFRTVDAWGR, from the coding sequence ATGAAAAAGATATATCCGAAGCGTAGGCATGCGGCGTCTATGGCGGCGTTGTCCGTTGGAATCGGGCTGGTTCTGGTTTGCGGGCCCCATGATATTGGTGGGGAAAGTGCTCGGGCCGCAAGCTCGGCCTCGGTCCCTGAAAGCGGTGCGTCTGATACGGGCATGAGTTTTTCGGATGCAGATGCCGCAGAATCTGAAAACTACTGGACTCCGGATAAAATTGCGGCGGCAGTGCCCGCTGATGGGGTGACGGTCACGCCCCAGAAGCAAAGTCCGTCTCTCGGGGCTAGCGCGGTCACGAGTGTCTTCGAGCCCGTGTATTGGATCGGGCGACTTTACTACACCGCGGGCGGCATCGATTATTCTTGTACGGCGTCGTCCATCAAGTCAGACTCGAAGCTGGTCATAGCAACCGCCGGGCACTGCCTCTATCACAAGGGCGAATTTAGTACCAACCTCCGGTTCATTCCCGCTTGGGATGGGGCTAACAAGCCGCTTTTGACGTGGGGCGCCAACGACTATCAGGTCCCGAGAGCCTGGCGGTACCAGGAGGACCAGCAGCACGATGCAGGATTTGTTCAGCTAAAGCCGCAGCGATCCTGGCTCGGTGCCAAGCAATACCTGGCCGATAGGGCTGGCGCGACCGCTACCAATTTTGGTCTTGCAAAGACGGGGTTGCATTACGAAGCATTTGGTTACGAACAGGTCTCAGGATTCACGTCCCATCCTCTTCTGACCTGCTCGGGAAATGGGTACCGCCGTTTTTCCCAATTTTCACTTCTTAGTATAAATGACTGCGTCATGGTGGGCGGGGGCTCCGGTGGGCCTGTCTATCATGAATCAGGAAAGGGGGTCAATGGTACGCAGGTAGGGGTTGTGAGCTCCGTTATTCCTCAAGGGGAACATAGCATCATGACGTTTGCGCCCTGGGGGGATGCCGAATACCAGGTATTTCGAACAGTGGACGCCTGGGGGCGCTAG
- a CDS encoding pectate lyase, with product MVVLVILVAVGGIATAPASSAHAAGLPAQGSSISTLPAFPAPTSVKPPRATPYEVPAGQTVDYGNAELNGSTSGRGEFQQPVILVHPGGTVKNVIIGSLAADGIHCEASCTIINMWSSHVGEDAVTLLDGSPTSSVVTIQGGGVQHAYDKVVQMDGAGTVRIMHFAASDIGSLVRSCGNCPHQYPRHMVVSDVFIDGGRYKVAGVNQNFGDTAKLDHITIRGTRMQVCDRTIGGRGTPAKEVPGGSGDPYPGVCDFSYATILFEHG from the coding sequence GTGGTTGTGCTCGTCATCCTCGTCGCTGTCGGAGGCATCGCGACGGCGCCCGCTTCCTCGGCTCACGCTGCAGGGCTCCCCGCGCAGGGGTCATCGATCTCGACCTTGCCGGCCTTCCCGGCACCCACGTCGGTCAAGCCGCCGCGGGCGACGCCGTATGAAGTACCCGCCGGTCAAACCGTCGACTACGGCAACGCGGAGCTCAACGGGTCAACCTCTGGGCGTGGTGAGTTCCAGCAACCAGTCATCCTCGTCCACCCGGGAGGAACGGTGAAGAACGTGATCATCGGCTCGCTCGCAGCCGACGGCATCCACTGCGAAGCATCCTGCACCATCATCAACATGTGGTCCAGCCACGTCGGCGAGGACGCCGTGACCCTCCTCGACGGATCCCCGACGTCCTCCGTCGTCACCATCCAGGGCGGAGGCGTCCAGCACGCGTACGACAAGGTCGTGCAGATGGATGGGGCCGGCACTGTCCGGATCATGCACTTCGCCGCGTCCGACATCGGCTCCCTCGTGCGTTCCTGCGGTAACTGCCCGCACCAGTACCCGCGGCACATGGTGGTCAGCGACGTCTTCATCGACGGTGGCCGTTACAAGGTCGCCGGCGTCAACCAGAACTTCGGCGACACCGCCAAGCTCGACCACATCACCATCCGCGGAACACGCATGCAAGTCTGCGACAGGACCATCGGTGGCCGCGGCACGCCCGCCAAGGAGGTACCCGGCGGGAGCGGAGACCCCTACCCGGGCGTATGCGACTTCAGCTACGCCACCATCCTCTTCGAACACGGATGA